Proteins found in one Oculatellaceae cyanobacterium genomic segment:
- a CDS encoding ATP-binding protein encodes MQNPIVAASAPNLEVSTKDILNAAPLPVNEAQRLEALRRYNILDTPPEDSFDRITTLAARLFEVPIVIVSLVDEYRAWFKSCYGFDAREISRESTICSFALLSDDILIVPDTRSDPRFACMPFATSEPGLRFYAGAPLVTQDGFNLGTLCLLDNKPRPRLTASSQATLKDLAAIVVDELELRLAAQKIAQMDAALIEVTQGVSAAIGQEFFSSLAQHLTKALDVNFAFIGELIDSDTIKTIAVSAQSQIVANIEYTVINTPCHTVINQRKTCCYPSNIQATFPLDHFLVEMGVESYLGTPLLDSTGAVLGILGVLDTKPLENVQLAESLLTIFATRAATELERSRAEEERNELLVREQAARQQAESANRMKDEFLAVVSHELRSPLNPILGWSRMLLSRKLNPITTTKALEAIERNAKLQAELIEDLLDVSRMMRGKLSLQVCAVNLRQPIEAAIETVQLAAEAKNIKVEKFLDSSTKLISGDANRLQQIFWNLLSNAIKFTPEGGQVKISLECSANATQENINNGSYPGSQKKSPIVNSYAQITVSDTGKGISAEFLPYVFERFRQADGATTRSQSGLGLGLAIVRHLVELHGGTVNVDSAGEGFGSTFTVKLPLMQVQPQANNSELILEANGNKVIMDNLPTLNGIRVLIVDDEEDTRFLLTIALENYGAKVTAVGSATEALEAVQQLMPDVLVSDIGMPNEDGYTLIRKIRELDPEKGGKIPAAALTAYARSEDSQKAIAFGFQKHIAKPVEPAELVAVIASLANAN; translated from the coding sequence ATGCAAAATCCGATTGTTGCTGCCTCAGCGCCTAACTTAGAAGTATCTACCAAAGATATTTTAAATGCTGCTCCCCTGCCAGTTAATGAAGCGCAACGCCTAGAGGCACTACGGCGCTACAATATCCTCGATACACCGCCTGAAGACAGCTTTGATCGGATTACGACTTTAGCTGCGCGGTTGTTTGAAGTACCAATTGTCATAGTATCGCTGGTTGATGAATATCGGGCTTGGTTTAAATCTTGCTACGGCTTTGATGCTCGTGAAATCAGTCGGGAATCAACTATATGTAGCTTCGCTCTGTTATCTGACGATATTTTAATCGTTCCCGATACAAGATCCGATCCTCGCTTTGCTTGTATGCCCTTCGCTACTAGCGAACCAGGGCTGCGCTTTTATGCTGGCGCACCTCTTGTTACTCAGGATGGGTTTAATCTTGGTACTTTGTGTCTGCTTGACAACAAACCACGCCCAAGATTAACTGCATCTTCGCAAGCCACGCTCAAAGATTTAGCAGCGATTGTGGTTGATGAGTTAGAGCTAAGATTAGCTGCTCAGAAAATTGCTCAGATGGATGCTGCTTTAATTGAAGTTACACAGGGAGTTTCAGCAGCAATTGGACAGGAGTTTTTCTCGTCACTGGCGCAACATCTAACTAAAGCATTGGATGTGAATTTTGCTTTTATTGGGGAACTAATTGATTCGGATACAATTAAAACTATTGCTGTATCTGCCCAAAGTCAAATTGTTGCAAATATCGAATACACAGTAATTAATACCCCCTGTCATACTGTAATAAACCAACGGAAGACTTGCTGTTACCCATCGAATATTCAGGCAACTTTTCCTTTGGATCATTTTTTAGTAGAGATGGGAGTTGAAAGTTATCTTGGCACTCCTTTATTAGACTCGACAGGTGCAGTGCTGGGTATACTGGGAGTGCTGGATACAAAACCTTTAGAAAATGTTCAGTTAGCAGAATCTTTATTGACAATTTTTGCGACTCGTGCAGCGACGGAACTAGAACGATCGCGTGCAGAGGAAGAACGCAACGAATTGTTAGTGCGTGAACAAGCCGCACGTCAGCAAGCCGAGTCAGCTAACCGGATGAAAGATGAGTTTTTAGCGGTAGTTTCCCATGAATTGCGATCGCCCCTCAATCCAATTCTCGGTTGGTCACGAATGCTGCTGAGTCGCAAGCTTAACCCAATTACTACTACAAAAGCACTTGAAGCAATTGAGCGTAATGCTAAATTACAAGCAGAATTAATCGAAGATCTGTTAGATGTCTCTCGAATGATGCGAGGTAAGCTGTCTTTGCAAGTTTGTGCAGTTAACCTCAGACAACCAATTGAGGCAGCTATTGAAACTGTGCAATTAGCAGCAGAAGCTAAAAACATTAAAGTAGAAAAGTTTCTTGATTCTTCAACTAAGTTAATTTCAGGTGATGCTAACCGCTTGCAACAGATTTTTTGGAATTTACTATCCAATGCAATTAAATTCACACCTGAAGGCGGACAAGTCAAAATTAGTTTAGAGTGCAGCGCAAATGCCACTCAGGAAAATATTAATAATGGCAGTTATCCTGGTTCACAGAAAAAATCACCCATAGTAAATTCTTATGCTCAAATTACTGTGAGTGATACAGGCAAAGGAATTAGTGCGGAATTTTTACCTTATGTATTTGAGCGATTTCGTCAAGCTGATGGTGCAACTACGCGATCGCAAAGTGGACTTGGTTTAGGTTTAGCAATTGTGCGTCACTTGGTAGAATTACACGGGGGAACTGTTAATGTTGACAGTGCTGGAGAAGGATTTGGATCAACATTTACAGTTAAACTACCACTGATGCAGGTTCAGCCACAGGCAAATAATTCTGAGTTGATCCTTGAGGCTAATGGAAATAAAGTAATCATGGATAATCTACCGACTCTTAATGGCATAAGAGTGTTAATTGTGGATGACGAGGAAGATACCCGTTTTCTACTCACCATAGCCTTAGAAAATTATGGTGCTAAAGTCACAGCAGTTGGTTCAGCTACAGAAGCATTAGAAGCAGTGCAACAATTAATGCCGGATGTTTTGGTAAGTGACATTGGTATGCCCAATGAAGATGGCTACACACTTATCCGTAAAATCAGAGAATTAGATCCAGAAAAAGGTGGTAAAATTCCTGCTGCTGCGCTGACAGCTTACGCTAGGAGTGAAGATTCTCAAAAGGCGATCGCATTTGGCTTTCAGAAGCATATAGCCAAACCAGTTGAGCCAGCCGAGTTAGTTG